In Corallococcus macrosporus, the following are encoded in one genomic region:
- a CDS encoding M16 family metallopeptidase, producing the protein MKTRATVSLVLAAALSLAACAHHKPSPENPPDNPPGEPTPPQPEPGDVPAVPLKQPPPMHLVVQARGDTPLVSLRLVFHTGSIDDPKGKEGLTALTAKLMAEGGTQQLTAAQLLEALYPMAAELKVFTDKEMTTLSGRVHQDFLPAFLLLFTDTLLQPRFDPAEFERLRANALNAVRNGLRSEDDETLGKVGLDALLYAGHPYAHFTGGTVQGLQSLTLEDVKAHARRVFTQDRLVIGLAGPVDANLQQTITSRLSALPAKGAPRVELPTVKSSAGRTLILQKPTLSTAVSMGFVTPMRRGDPDFFPVAFALSNLGEHRQFIGVLFNELREQRGLNYGDYAYAEHFIEDRGNGTFNRTNLVRTQQDVSIWLRPVVPANGVFATRGAVYFLERMSKEPLTQERFDLVRGFLQGYTRLWEQTDQRRLGYAIDSLYYGTPNFLDAYRSALTTMTPQSVQAAVKRQLQPEKLALVFVTEDAQGLAQKLKSGAPSPITYASPKPPELLKLDEIILQQKLPVRPDAVQILPAAEFMER; encoded by the coding sequence ATGAAGACCCGCGCTACCGTGTCGCTCGTCCTGGCCGCCGCGCTGTCCCTTGCCGCCTGCGCCCACCACAAGCCCTCTCCCGAGAACCCGCCGGACAACCCGCCCGGGGAACCCACGCCGCCGCAGCCCGAGCCGGGCGACGTGCCCGCGGTGCCCCTGAAGCAGCCGCCGCCGATGCACCTCGTCGTGCAGGCCCGGGGGGACACGCCGCTCGTCAGCCTGCGGCTCGTCTTCCACACGGGCTCCATCGACGACCCGAAGGGCAAGGAGGGCCTCACCGCCCTCACCGCGAAGCTGATGGCGGAGGGCGGCACGCAGCAGCTCACCGCCGCGCAGCTTTTGGAAGCGCTCTACCCCATGGCGGCGGAGCTCAAGGTCTTCACCGACAAGGAGATGACCACCCTCTCCGGCCGCGTCCACCAGGACTTCCTGCCCGCGTTCCTGCTGCTCTTCACGGACACGCTGCTCCAGCCGCGCTTCGACCCCGCGGAGTTCGAGCGCCTGCGCGCCAACGCGCTCAATGCCGTGCGCAACGGCCTGCGCAGCGAGGACGACGAGACGCTGGGCAAGGTGGGCCTGGACGCGCTGCTCTACGCGGGGCACCCGTACGCCCACTTCACCGGCGGCACCGTGCAGGGGCTCCAGTCCCTCACGCTGGAGGACGTGAAGGCGCACGCGCGCCGCGTCTTCACGCAGGACCGGCTGGTCATCGGGCTCGCGGGCCCGGTGGACGCGAACCTCCAGCAGACCATTACCTCGCGCCTCTCCGCGCTGCCCGCCAAGGGCGCGCCCCGGGTAGAGCTGCCCACCGTGAAGTCGTCGGCCGGGCGCACGCTCATCCTCCAGAAGCCCACGCTCTCCACCGCCGTGAGCATGGGCTTCGTCACGCCCATGCGCCGGGGCGACCCGGACTTCTTCCCGGTGGCGTTCGCGCTGTCGAACCTGGGCGAGCACCGCCAGTTCATCGGCGTGCTCTTCAACGAGCTGCGTGAGCAGCGCGGCCTCAACTACGGCGACTACGCCTACGCCGAGCACTTCATCGAGGACCGGGGCAACGGCACGTTCAACCGCACCAACCTGGTGCGCACCCAGCAGGACGTGTCCATCTGGCTGCGCCCCGTGGTGCCCGCCAACGGCGTGTTCGCCACGCGCGGCGCGGTGTACTTCCTGGAGCGCATGTCGAAGGAGCCGCTCACGCAGGAGCGCTTCGACCTGGTGCGCGGCTTCCTCCAGGGCTACACGCGCCTGTGGGAGCAGACCGACCAGCGCCGGCTGGGCTACGCCATCGACTCGCTCTACTACGGCACGCCGAACTTCCTGGACGCCTACCGCTCCGCGCTGACGACGATGACGCCGCAGTCCGTGCAGGCCGCCGTGAAACGGCAGCTTCAGCCAGAGAAGCTGGCGTTGGTGTTCGTCACGGAGGACGCGCAGGGACTGGCGCAGAAGCTGAAGTCCGGCGCGCCGTCGCCCATCACCTACGCGTCCCCCAAGCCGCCGGAGCTGCTCAAGCTGGATGAGATCATCCTCCAGCAGAAGCTCCCGGTGCGTCCGGACGCCGTCCAGATCCTCCCGGCCGCGGAGTTCATGGAGCGCTGA
- a CDS encoding helix-turn-helix domain-containing protein yields the protein MGAPLSMDLRQRILEAYLAHEGTWEEIACRFQVGVATVDRLIGRWKRTHSIAPTRTGPRPHYRIPDGDLAKVKRLLDAQPDSTTQEIADAYAEATGVRVSRFTMGRAFRRIG from the coding sequence ATGGGCGCACCACTCTCGATGGACTTGAGGCAACGCATTCTTGAGGCGTACCTGGCGCACGAGGGAACGTGGGAAGAGATTGCCTGTCGGTTTCAAGTAGGGGTCGCGACAGTGGATCGGCTCATCGGCCGCTGGAAGCGCACCCACTCCATCGCGCCAACGCGTACCGGACCCCGGCCTCACTACCGAATACCGGATGGCGATTTGGCCAAGGTGAAGCGACTGCTGGATGCCCAGCCCGACAGCACGACCCAGGAGATTGCGGATGCCTACGCCGAGGCGACCGGAGTACGGGTGAGCCGCTTCACCATGGGACGTGCATTCCGCCGAATCGGCTAG
- a CDS encoding IS630 family transposase codes for MGKAAELKPSRLHFIDETAATLSMMCRYGRARRGARARGYVPLGRWQVLTIIGDLTLQGVGPVLTFEGVTNGERIETYVREGLLPILKPDDVVVMDNLSVHHRPAVEALIRSREAHLLFLPPYSPDLNPIKSCWLKVKTRLRAIGARTHAALIQAMREAISTVLPQAPAAWFSYCGYPPQPPRSPLSLGMCKPSVLHRPPGASPSERRVGDFLNRFVHTCQMGGTFSCGAP; via the coding sequence TTGGGTAAGGCCGCTGAACTGAAGCCGTCGCGCCTCCATTTCATTGATGAAACCGCGGCCACCCTCAGCATGATGTGCCGATACGGTCGTGCTCGGCGAGGGGCGCGCGCACGCGGTTATGTCCCTCTGGGTCGTTGGCAGGTGCTCACGATTATTGGGGACCTCACGCTGCAAGGAGTGGGGCCCGTGCTGACCTTCGAGGGCGTCACCAATGGTGAACGCATTGAGACCTATGTACGAGAGGGGCTGTTACCCATTCTCAAGCCCGACGACGTGGTTGTCATGGACAACCTCAGTGTTCATCACCGACCCGCTGTCGAGGCGCTCATCCGCAGTCGCGAGGCTCATCTCCTCTTCCTGCCGCCCTACAGCCCCGACCTCAATCCCATCAAGTCCTGCTGGCTGAAGGTGAAGACGCGCCTGCGGGCCATCGGCGCGCGAACCCATGCCGCTCTCATCCAGGCCATGCGCGAGGCAATCTCGACCGTGCTACCGCAGGCCCCAGCCGCTTGGTTCTCATACTGCGGCTACCCACCTCAACCGCCGCGATCACCGTTGTCGCTCGGAATGTGTAAACCTTCGGTCCTTCACCGCCCTCCGGGAGCAAGCCCTTCTGAGCGACGAGTCGGCGACTTTCTGAATCGGTTTGTGCACACCTGTCAAATGGGGGGAACTTTCAGCTGTGGCGCCCCTTAG
- a CDS encoding DUF4365 domain-containing protein yields the protein MISLFTALGCACEQIKQDYGEDLLIQPVFEDEVQHFRILAQVKGTKNPERLKNKNGNLEWKVSYDHMLKWSRSSDLVIIALWDLKSNIGYYTYPSPPKATPFNTDYDKETIKLEFSATKLLNEESGRSIIWTAWGRHFERLIVVKNDIINDDAASSERKNQAEHDRLILGVEMLLLLGAAIANPPDLYINPKLYELYQNAKDSEIIKKDEDEEGARLGAVILSLLYWASEKAMGPLSSPVLICMTDAFDYIILNKEAIREFIQKGMLEPTLKTHQRRSRKR from the coding sequence GTGATCAGCCTATTCACAGCGCTTGGGTGCGCATGCGAACAAATAAAGCAAGACTATGGCGAAGACCTTCTAATCCAACCCGTATTTGAAGACGAGGTTCAACATTTTCGCATACTGGCCCAAGTCAAGGGCACCAAGAACCCAGAGAGGCTCAAGAACAAAAACGGGAATCTCGAATGGAAAGTCAGCTACGACCATATGCTTAAATGGTCTCGCTCATCCGACTTGGTGATCATCGCACTTTGGGATCTCAAGAGCAACATTGGATACTACACATACCCAAGCCCCCCCAAAGCAACGCCCTTCAACACCGACTACGACAAAGAAACCATAAAACTAGAATTCAGCGCAACCAAACTCCTTAACGAAGAAAGTGGTCGCAGTATCATCTGGACGGCTTGGGGGAGACACTTCGAGAGATTAATCGTCGTGAAAAACGACATCATCAACGACGATGCCGCCAGCTCGGAGCGCAAAAATCAAGCAGAACACGACCGACTCATTCTAGGCGTGGAAATGCTACTGCTTCTGGGAGCTGCAATAGCGAACCCACCTGATCTCTACATCAATCCGAAGCTCTATGAGTTGTACCAAAACGCCAAGGACTCAGAAATAATAAAGAAGGACGAGGACGAAGAGGGAGCACGCCTCGGCGCAGTGATTCTCTCGCTGCTATACTGGGCCTCCGAGAAAGCTATGGGCCCTCTCTCGTCCCCTGTCCTCATATGCATGACCGATGCTTTTGATTATATAATTCTCAACAAAGAGGCCATCCGAGAGTTTATTCAAAAGGGGATGCTGGAGCCGACCTTGAAAACTCACCAGCGCCGCTCGAGAAAACGATAG
- a CDS encoding M16 family metallopeptidase codes for MRRLLPLLLLLLMPVLPASAEPPPDASRFFPYTLNTTRLPNGLTVVRVPFNSPGIVAYVTAVRVGSRNEVEPGRTGFAHFFEHMMFKGTKANPEGQREHILGGYGFDDNAFTTDDITVYQVYGPTAGLEKLIALEADRFQNLEYSEPSFQTEALAVLGEYHKNAAGPDLKLEEALAKTAFTRHTYQHTTLGFYEDIQAMPKAYEYSRSFFERWYTPANTTLFIVGDFNDAQVVSLVTKAYGGWQRQPTNVTIPVEPEQTRGRSVHVDWPQPTQPRHVLAWHTPAARADTADAAIQAILAEYLVGDTSPAYKELVLEKQYVESINVWTTPHRDPYLFPIDATLQDEKHRAAVDAVLRREVTAVTGAPVDAARLKAIQDHLRYGLLMDLETPRDVAIDLALYAGVMGRPDALASYLKQLGSVTPQQITLFARKYLKDANLTVLTLTPKAVAAGGTP; via the coding sequence ATGCGCCGCCTGTTGCCCCTCCTGCTGCTGCTCCTGATGCCGGTGCTCCCGGCATCCGCCGAGCCGCCTCCAGACGCCTCCCGCTTCTTCCCCTACACGTTGAACACCACGCGCCTGCCCAACGGGCTCACCGTGGTGCGCGTGCCGTTCAACTCGCCCGGCATCGTGGCGTATGTGACGGCCGTGCGCGTGGGGTCCCGCAACGAGGTGGAGCCCGGCCGCACCGGCTTCGCCCACTTCTTCGAACACATGATGTTCAAGGGGACGAAGGCGAACCCGGAGGGCCAGCGCGAGCACATCCTCGGCGGCTACGGCTTCGACGACAACGCGTTCACGACCGACGACATCACCGTGTACCAGGTGTACGGCCCCACCGCTGGCCTGGAGAAGCTCATCGCGCTGGAGGCGGACCGCTTCCAGAACCTGGAGTACTCCGAGCCGTCCTTCCAGACGGAGGCGCTCGCCGTCCTGGGCGAGTACCACAAGAACGCCGCGGGCCCGGACCTCAAGCTGGAGGAGGCGCTGGCGAAGACGGCCTTCACGCGCCACACGTACCAGCACACCACGCTCGGCTTCTATGAAGACATCCAGGCGATGCCCAAGGCGTATGAGTACAGCCGCTCGTTCTTCGAGCGCTGGTACACGCCCGCCAACACCACCCTCTTCATCGTCGGTGACTTCAACGACGCGCAGGTGGTCTCCCTGGTGACGAAGGCCTACGGCGGGTGGCAGCGCCAGCCCACCAACGTCACCATCCCCGTCGAGCCCGAGCAGACGCGGGGCCGCTCCGTCCACGTGGACTGGCCGCAGCCCACCCAGCCGCGCCACGTGCTCGCGTGGCACACGCCCGCCGCCCGCGCGGACACGGCCGACGCCGCCATCCAGGCCATCCTCGCCGAGTACCTCGTGGGCGACACCAGCCCCGCGTACAAGGAACTGGTGCTGGAGAAGCAGTACGTGGAGTCCATCAACGTCTGGACCACGCCCCACCGCGACCCGTACCTCTTCCCCATCGACGCCACCCTCCAGGACGAGAAGCACCGCGCCGCCGTGGACGCCGTGCTGCGCCGCGAGGTGACGGCCGTGACGGGTGCCCCCGTGGACGCCGCGCGCCTGAAGGCCATCCAGGACCACCTGCGCTACGGCCTCCTGATGGACCTGGAGACGCCGCGCGACGTGGCCATCGACCTGGCGCTCTACGCGGGCGTGATGGGCCGCCCCGACGCGCTCGCCAGCTACCTGAAGCAGCTGGGCAGCGTGACGCCCCAGCAGATCACCCTGTTCGCGAGGAAGTACCTCAAGGACGCCAACCTCACCGTCCTCACCCTCACCCCCAAGGCCGTCGCTGCCGGAGGGACGCCGTGA
- a CDS encoding zinc-dependent alcohol dehydrogenase family protein, producing MQAYELQHTTGSSSWTLVEKPQPQPGPGQALVRIHAVSLNYRDLIITRGTYPGLKLPLIPCSDGAGQVVAVGHGVTRVKPGDRVAPTFFQTWTDGERTPERVAHALGGSVPGVLSEYVCLDAEGLALLPDWLSYEEGATLPCAAVTAWNALVPQGGLKAGQTVLAQGTGGVSIFALQFARLLGARVIITSSQDDKLQRAKALGAEGLINYRQTQDWEQAVLTLTGGQGVDHVLEVGGAGTLPRSVAATKAGGHIALIGLLTGAPGKPDTSATGSKHLRVVSTYVGSREMFEDMLKAMSREKTRPVIDRVFPFAQARESLQYMESGGHFGKIVITV from the coding sequence ATGCAGGCGTACGAGCTCCAGCACACCACCGGTTCCTCCAGTTGGACCCTCGTGGAGAAGCCCCAGCCCCAACCGGGTCCCGGCCAGGCGCTCGTCCGCATCCACGCCGTCTCCCTCAACTACCGCGACCTCATCATCACCCGCGGCACCTACCCCGGCCTCAAGCTCCCCCTCATCCCCTGCTCGGACGGCGCCGGCCAGGTCGTCGCCGTGGGCCACGGCGTCACCCGCGTGAAGCCCGGGGACCGCGTCGCCCCCACCTTCTTCCAGACCTGGACCGACGGCGAGCGCACCCCGGAGCGGGTCGCCCATGCGCTCGGCGGCAGCGTCCCCGGCGTCCTCTCCGAGTACGTCTGCCTGGACGCGGAAGGGCTCGCCCTCCTCCCGGACTGGCTCTCCTACGAGGAGGGCGCCACCCTGCCCTGCGCCGCCGTCACCGCCTGGAACGCGCTCGTCCCCCAGGGCGGCCTCAAGGCCGGGCAGACCGTGCTCGCGCAGGGCACTGGCGGCGTGTCCATCTTCGCGCTCCAGTTCGCGCGCCTCCTTGGCGCCCGCGTCATCATCACCTCCAGCCAGGACGACAAGCTCCAGCGCGCGAAGGCGCTGGGCGCGGAGGGGCTCATCAACTACCGCCAGACGCAGGACTGGGAGCAGGCGGTCCTCACGCTCACCGGCGGCCAGGGCGTGGACCACGTGCTGGAGGTGGGCGGCGCGGGCACGCTGCCCCGCTCCGTCGCGGCCACCAAGGCGGGCGGACACATCGCGCTCATCGGACTGCTCACGGGTGCCCCCGGCAAGCCGGACACCTCCGCCACCGGCAGCAAGCACCTGCGCGTCGTCAGCACCTACGTGGGCAGCCGCGAGATGTTCGAGGACATGCTCAAGGCCATGTCCCGGGAGAAGACCCGGCCCGTCATCGACCGCGTCTTCCCCTTCGCCCAGGCCCGCGAGTCCCTCCAGTACATGGAGTCCGGCGGCCACTTCGGGAAGATCGTCATCACCGTGTGA
- a CDS encoding DUF3616 domain-containing protein, with the protein MNRWLLWGCVLVAGCGAREANVRREAPPAVVGVPANTVVFEGSCDASGAVELGHGLFVVADDEDNILRVYDARKGGRPLRTVDLTPSLELPVKKKPPETDIEAGSRLGNLAFWLTSHGRNSSGKKQPARLRFFATGVEDPEHVQLVGQPYTQLLEDLLADPRLAPYGLAKAEPLPPKEPGGLNIEGMTAMLDAPGMLIGFRSPLTEGKALVVPLLNPEAVVRDGASARFGPPRLLDLGGLGIRSLSSWRGRYLIIAGATSSEAKSRLFTWKGGDDAPAEVTAVDLSGVNPEAFFTPDTSGDILLLSDDGTVQVEGVECKRQKDPALKRFRGVWTALPESP; encoded by the coding sequence ATGAACCGGTGGCTCCTGTGGGGTTGTGTCCTGGTGGCGGGCTGCGGCGCGCGCGAGGCGAACGTGCGGCGCGAAGCCCCGCCCGCGGTGGTGGGCGTGCCCGCCAACACGGTCGTCTTCGAGGGAAGCTGTGACGCGTCCGGCGCGGTGGAGCTGGGCCACGGCCTGTTCGTCGTGGCGGACGACGAGGACAACATCCTGCGCGTCTACGATGCGAGGAAGGGCGGACGTCCGCTGCGCACGGTGGACCTGACGCCGTCGCTGGAGCTGCCGGTGAAGAAGAAGCCACCGGAGACGGACATCGAGGCGGGCTCGCGGCTGGGCAACCTGGCCTTCTGGCTCACGTCGCACGGCCGCAACAGCTCCGGCAAGAAGCAGCCCGCGCGCCTGCGCTTCTTCGCCACGGGCGTGGAGGATCCGGAGCACGTCCAGCTCGTGGGCCAGCCGTACACGCAGCTGCTGGAGGACCTGCTCGCCGACCCGAGGCTCGCGCCGTATGGGCTCGCGAAGGCGGAGCCGCTGCCGCCCAAGGAGCCCGGCGGGCTCAACATCGAAGGCATGACGGCGATGCTCGACGCGCCCGGGATGCTGATTGGCTTTCGCAGCCCGCTGACGGAGGGCAAGGCGCTGGTGGTGCCGCTGCTGAACCCGGAGGCGGTGGTGCGTGACGGAGCCTCCGCGCGCTTCGGACCGCCCCGGCTGCTGGACCTGGGCGGGTTGGGCATCCGCTCGCTGTCGTCGTGGCGGGGGCGCTACCTCATCATCGCGGGGGCCACGTCCTCCGAGGCGAAGTCGCGGCTCTTCACCTGGAAGGGCGGAGACGACGCGCCGGCGGAGGTGACGGCGGTGGACCTGTCGGGCGTGAACCCGGAGGCGTTCTTCACGCCGGACACGTCCGGCGACATCCTGCTGCTCAGCGACGACGGCACCGTGCAGGTGGAGGGCGTGGAGTGCAAGCGCCAGAAGGATCCGGCGCTCAAGCGCTTCCGCGGCGTGTGGACGGCGTTGCCGGAAAGCCCCTGA